TCAGGAAGGGATGATCGGCCTTTACAAGGCCATCCGTGATTTTAGAGAGGACAAACTATCATCCTTCAGGGCTTTTGCCGAACTATGCATCACCCGCCAGATTATCACGGCCATCAAGACGGCCACGAGACAGAAACATATTCCTCTCAATTCCTACGTTTCGCTGAACAAACCTATCTATGATGAGGATTCGGATCGGACACTTCTGGACATTCTTTCGGGAACGAAAATCACGGACCCGGAAGAATTGATGATCAATCGGGAGGAATATAACGACATCGAGTTCAAAATGGGGGAAATCCTCAGTGAACTGGAATTGAA
This is a stretch of genomic DNA from Bacillota bacterium. It encodes these proteins:
- the sigH gene encoding RNA polymerase sporulation sigma factor SigH, with amino-acid sequence MSDEDVAAQAKDGNDIALEFLLNKYRNFVKAKARSYFLIGADREDIIQEGMIGLYKAIRDFREDKLSSFRAFAELCITRQIITAIKTATRQKHIPLNSYVSLNKPIYDEDSDRTLLDILSGTKITDPEELMINREEYNDIEFKMGEILSELELKVLTLYLEGKSYHEIAFDLCRHVKSVDNALQRVKRKLERYLEVRKG